The DNA segment agatggttgtaaaaaaaaaaaaatgtctacatTTATGAATAGAGCAGTTATTTTAAACAATTACAATCTGCCTTCATCATATATTCACTTAGTATTGAGTGAGTTGGCTAGCCCATCATTACCAATATCAATTAGAAATTGCAATCTCAAAAGATTTCTAGATATAAAAAAGCACAACTATAGTACATTTGACACTTAATCAGTATTGTGACAGAAATTTAAATTGTGGTTAAATTTGAATTCAATTCAATACCTGCCCAATACAAACCATCTTGCTGAAATctactttttattttactttgattcgactttttatttgatgtcatactttattatttaattaattctTGAAGTTCAAATAAGAATatccatgttttattttactgtgCAACATTTGGTGTTGATCATTGAGGCtacaatgtgtttgtgttttgtgctATTCACAAATTGTATGAAACTAAACCTTGACACAGCAGGGAGAAGAAAGCCGCGGCTACAAAGAGTTTGCGGCAGCGGCAAAGCGCGTGGATTCCGTCTCAATGGCCGTTTGTATTTCCAAAGAGGTGTGGGCTGACTATGGCATTAAATCAGACACCATCGCTCTTTTCAGAAAGGTACTAACATGGCTGTCAGCATATTTGGCAGGATGATGCTCAAGTCTGCGTTATGTCCAGGCAGACAACCATCAAGAGAACCTCGTGATTGCCGAGATCGAGCAGCTCAAGATTGACGGTCTTGTGAACTTCATCATTGTGAACGAGGTCCGCTACATAACAGAGTACAACCAAGTGGTGAGTCACAGCACAATGTTAAGCATGATTTTACTACTTTCCTAATGCTGCTCTCTCTCCTCAGACAGCTGTGGGTCTCTTCAACTCTGAAGTAAAGACACACCTCCTGCTCTTTGCCAACAAGGGGCGCAAAGAATTTAATGAGTTAAAGGAGAAGTTAAGAGCTTTGGCCCCGGAGTTCACTAACAAGGTGAGAATAAAGCGAATAAAATGTATAGTTTTGAAAATAGCGCTTTGTGACTCATATATGGCAAAATCATATTAACAAACGAACCAAACTGTCTTGAAGTTCTTGTTTGTGGTCATCAATGGTGCTGATAAGTCCAACGTCCGCTCCTTGCGCTACTTTGGACTCAAATCTGAGGACCTCCCACGTGTTGGTATCTATGATGGTGACTCTGACATGAAGTGGCTGCTGCCTGAGGGCGACATTTCGACTGAGCGCGTGCGAGACTTTTGCAACTCTTTCTTGCGAGGGGAATTGAAGGTGAGCGGCCATCAAGGCAAAGAtggaacttttgtcatttttattaagatgtaCAGATTGAGTGATTATATTGATTGATCCAATCGTTCGTTTTACTTTTCAGGAGGTAAAACAGGCCGGAACAGAGACGAAAACAGAGCTCTAATATTGGTAAAAAAAAGAGTATTCTaaagtgaaaaaataaatattctccTGGTGAGCCTTCATGTTTGTTGCTAACAGCTCAGGAAACTTTCACTGTATCCACAGCTGCACGTCTACTCGTCGTgcgtcttgttttgttttgtctgttTATGCCAACGCGAGGCTGTCTGCGGTCCGCTTTGCTGACCGCGTGTCGGCGGCCACAAGCTGCAGACAGGCTGGCACGCTTTGTCCGTCTGACCGCAAATATCACAGTCGCAACCACAACACAACCGCCTCAGTTAGAGTGACACACAGCAGAGCAGGAAGACACAGAATGTAGACAATGGTCAAAGGTCATCAACATGTTACTTTCAAATGGAGTGGAAATGAAGGACCTGGATTtggatccatccattcattttatatCCTGTAGTATGTATACTctaatgcaggggtgtcaaactcatttttttggcaGGCCGCATTGTGGTCATagcttccttcggagggccattttgactgtcaacccaaataaatgtataaatatatacagtaaaagctacaaaacaaactgacaaataactcgttttcaaatcagacgagtaaaaactggtcaaatatgttaagaaaagatattaaaagtgaaaacaatctgTAATTCTAGtagtgacacacgaatttgatgcacaatttgtcttcgcgggccacataaaatgatgtagcgggccgtatctggcccccggaccttgagtttgacacctgtgctctaatggtacatttagatttaaaaaaaaaatgggttgaTGGATTATCTGATGTCTTATTTAAAATCATGCATGACAGCCATTTGAGATTTTAAATTCGGTGACTTGAAAGGCATAATTCAAGCAAAAGCTCCCATTTTATATCCTCAGGAGCTCAGATGAATgttcagttaaaaaaataaaaaataaaagaaaaaaaaccattgccaaaaatgaaaaacacattGGATGCAGACACTGTGAGAGAAAACATTTGGGATGAGCCCAGCAATGTCCATTTGAACAAGAGGGGAATTTCAAGGTCCAGACGGAGATCAACATAGTGTAATTGTCAGTGCCGTCTTGCCAAGCCCAAGCATCCGGCAGAATTGGGAAACCCTGACAGGTGGCATCCAGACAGTCTTGGATGGAGTTTAGATTTGGTTTAAGTGACATAACACATAGTTTTATATCACAAAGAGGCAAacaaaattgaatttttttaagCAGTCACTATTGAGTCAGAGCAACAGTGAAAATGATCAATTAGCTTGCTAAATAATAAATGAGCACATTAGAACAATTAAAGCTGGTGAACAATtaatacacacaaatgcacatggTGACGTGtcatgtttgaattttttttccaggaaataTTGATGAAACAACCCTCATTTTAATGCTGCCACTTTAGTAAGATAAAATTGCATTtgatgttatatttgaggtattGCGAGCACTAACAACAGCACattgtatatattatatttgcAAAACCACTATTCAAGTTCATTTGACAGATGTACTCCATGATGAGCGTATTGCAATACCAGCTGCTTCTTAAAAGAGTCActtttgaaaagtttgaaaaaacaaacatttgaccCACATCGGGACATGCACATTCCAAAAACTGCCCCCTAAAGCCCAACTTATTGCGAAAGTCTAGCTCAAATACAACCCCATAATTACTGTATGAGTTActcagaaaaaaaagtgttttttctctgaaagcCCACAACAGTGAACATGTCAGTCTCAAGAATTATTGCTCTGAGCACTGGGAACATAaataagcatttaaaaaaaaaaaaagtgcacacaATTATATAATGGAAACACTCACCTGGATAAAAAGCCAGTATGCATGAATTTAAAAATCTGATTCAAATCAATGCAAAATGTATCAAAAGTATTTTAAGCATATATATGATACTTATTTTCTAAAACATATGATTTGAGGTATAAAAAAAGTGTCCATAAACCATACATTTTGATTgaaaaaatatgtaaaataaatcaGATGAGAATATCTGAGATTACATATCTTCCCCTTTTGgatgaaaacatttcatttgcacAGGGCCAAAACTTCCCAAGTAACAatttatgtttttatgttttgtccTCACTTTAAGCCATGTGGGTGTTATTTCTACAAATTATTGACCAGCCTAAAGATTTGAAAGAATTATTATAAataatctattttttatttgagcATCTGCTTCCATGAGTGTCCGTGTTTGACCCCAACCTCAAAAAGTCATGTCTTTTTTTGTCTGGCTTTCCCctcaaaaaaagaagctcttcGAAGACAATATGATTTCCAACTTACAGCAAAGTTGCAGCAATCTTATGTGACCCGAAtccgcacaataaaaaaaaaaatcctaaagctAGACATTGAAATTACACGGCTCATTCTCCAAGACAAATGCTTGACACCAGGAATAAAACGAGACTCCAGGAAACAAGGGCACGAAGGTCGGACTAGACTCGTAGTAACAACTTATAGACAACACTTGGCAGTCTCGTGTGCACATTCTGCATAACCAACATTTAATTGCTCTTGCAGTATAGTTCAGATCAGTTGTTTCTCTATGAAATCCACAGCTGCATCCGTATTTGAACCGTATCTCATATTCAAAACCACACACATACAGCAACACATACTATAGGCCTTCCTTATATTTAGCTATGCGTCTATCGGGCCACCGCTTCTTGTTGCCAAATGCTAGATTTTGTCGTCCCTAAATAGTGCTTGCCCGCGGCTGTGGTGGGACGCTGTAGCACTCTAATTAAGTCTGTCGCATAATGAGCCTGACCGCTACTCCATGTCACTCGATTAGAAGCTTGCGGTGCACTCGCACTGTAGTTTGGGGTTTGTGGGAGTGGGATATGTGGGGCAAAGGGAGATGATAGCAATGGCATAACCAGCAAATTTTGATTCTGCAGAAGCAATACGCTATTAAAATCCAATCAAATTCCATCGATGTGTTATTATTTTGGTGATATGACCGTCATTAGATTGAAAGGGTTGTCATAACGTCCATATACTGTACAGTAGAACATCTGTACTCTCTGCACTCAGGACAAACTGTTCTGGAACACTGCTTAGCCTTCCATCTGTTTAAATGAAGATGTACAGATTGAAGATGATAGAATTTCTCAGAGGAGATATAGAATATGAACCCACTTCAGGTTCAAACCGTCACTGTACTCAAACACGTGTTGAGTGTAAGGAAATGTTGAAATACGTCCTATGAGCCGCTGTTAATAATGAACTTTGCGTTTaattgttttgaaatgtttgcTGAAGATGTGTTATTTTATCTTTATGAGCAAttcatttttattgtattttttttctttctccagtATTTCACTGTTGGTACATCTTATAGTGGCTAATAAATATAgcttttaagaaataaaaacccCTTCCTTAATTTTAATGGGCCTAACTATGCCACTGCAATTTAATGTTGGTATTTATGATCGTACTTGGAGatctaagattttttttttttggtggcacTTAATGTAACGATTGACCTAGGGCAATCTAATCAACTATACTTCAACATAAGCTTGTATTGCAATAGGctatcatcttcatcatcaattATTATCCTCATCATCAATCATATGGGGCAGGGAGCATTTTGCGGAGATTCTCAGGGAGTATATGAAATGATTATGTAACTTTAAGTGCCATTTGATGAGAACACTTGAGGAATTCCAGCCTGAAGCAGGCCAGGAACTTTTGGGGTTGAGTGAGAGTGTGCGTTGGGGTGAATTCTTGGAGTGGGTCCCGGGCTAGAGTGGGAGTTTTTGTGGCAACCTCCCTTGACAAGTGCAAGAGGAGATGTTGACATATGATTCTCCAGCCAATCAGGTCTCCTCACTGTCTGAATCCCATCGGGGACAAGAGTATATAATGGAGCTCGTTTCAGGAGGATGGAAGCAGAACCTACGAGCTGATCTGAAGGCCCAACCGAGCAAGTCAAACTTCAGCTTCAAGACAACATGAAGACTCTGAGCCTCCTCGCCATTTGTGCTCTCCTCTCAGCATGCTGGGCCACAGGAGGTAAGGAGCGTTCTGGAACATCACCGTCCGTGCTTGGGGAAAACTTTGCTCATAACTTCTATTTTGTGTTCTTTCAACAGTTGTGGAACACGACGGTGACTCTGACCACTCAGACGCCGGCGATCTCGCCGCTGTCGTGGTCGATGATGCCGGAGACAACGGAGATGCTGGAGACAACGGAGATGCTGGAGACAACGGAGATGCCGACTCTTCAGCCTCCGACTCTTCCAACTCATCCTCAGACTCGTCCGATTCGGATTCAGACTCCAATTCTGATTCCGACTCTGACTCCAATTCTGACTCCGACTctgcctcctcttcttcctcctcttcttcctcctcctcttcatctgaGTCGGACAGTAttgaaggtaagcagaataacaTGGGTTAGTGACTCCCAAACTGATTGAATAGtttaaactgtaaaaaaaaagcgcttAAAAATAAATTGCTTACAGATAATTAGATTTCAACAAAATGCAGCGTGTGTGAATGCAGTAAAAGCTCTCTTGTAACTTTTTCTGCCTCCAAGGTTAAATCATGTCTCGACATGCAAATTATAATTACACAGAGAACACAGATGTGAGATGTATTGTATGTTTGCATGCTTTTTACCACCTCCAAGCATTTCTTGTTCGGCTGAAAGGCTCAAAATTTCAagtgttttacatttgaaatataCATAAAAGTTTTCCTCCTTCTAGGGACAGACGCTGAAGATTCTCACGTGGTCATGAAACGTGACGTGGCTTCCGTTTTGCTGAGGACGAGACGCCAAGCACCTCTCTCTATGTACCAGATGGAGCGGTATGAgttgtttttaaaattatttcacTTCCATTCAAAGCGCATGTCGTTAAGTTGGTTAGATCCAGATCACCGCTAGTCAGTAATGCAACATCTTCATTCCACCGCAGCCTGAGAGAGGTGTGTGAGCTGAACACAGGCTGCGATGAGATGGCGGAGACGCAGGGCATCGTGGCGGCCTACACGGCCTACTACGGACCCCCTCCCTTCTAAGCGGTCCCGCTCGCCCATCACCTACGTTTGTCTCGCTTCTTTCATAATACGATTGCGATCAAGAGCATCATCTCCCCTCCAACAAGAGGCAAACAAACCAAATCTGGTTTGGACCACGTTGTGATTACACAAACGGAGGTCGCAAACCTTTGCACAAGCGACGTCCAGAGAGGTGCACATAAAGTATGCAGTAGCCCATATATGTTGAAATGATTCCTCATCCGCCCTTTGCATAACACAATGAATGGTGCTAAAAGTGTATTTGAATGATTGTATTGATATATTTATGCTATGCTTTAGCAGCGGTTATAGTAATAAGCTCATAGATGTACAGTAGTGTGTGAGATGTACGTGAAATTATCTGCCATGGCTGTAACCACAAGTTGCCTCTGAATTTCAaggaaataaattattttgtttgtccAACAATGACTTTAGTAGAAAtcctttaaaaattattttaaggAAGCCTTTTGAGCATTTTGCGTATCCTGGAGATGTCCTTGGTACTAGTATGCTCTTCGTCCTCTCTCGTCTGACATTTCAGTGCTCCAGTAGAATGGCCAGTGTGCACAACAATGGTTAGTAGTCTAGGACAACTTAGCAGCATAGTAGCAGCATGTTCCTAGTTGACATCTAGTCCTACTAGTAAAGGCCTTAGTCAAGTCGATCACAAAAGTAATATAGCAATCCTACATGTATGTTGTTTTACTAGTCTTGACAAAGAGCGTAAAATGAGTATTAAGGATCTCAAATactcaaattgatttttttttctcaacagcTCGGAAAAAATTGCCGTCAATTTTTGTACTGATCACTAGATGTCAGTGTTGATCAAACAGATTGGATTGGGCTTTTCTAATACTATGTCACACCAATACTTAGTTCTGATATGACACAAATAATTAACTTGGCTATCAGTATTAGATAAAGACCGTATAATAATTTGCACAAATCTCCCATGTACAACAGGTACTATATGGGTCATTGCCAAGATTTTCTGATTAAAATCGGGACAACTCATCATACATATCACCAATTAATTTACAGTTGCTTTCTTTTGATTGAAAGAATAAGTGTTTCAACTTTATTGTGCTGTGTATgttacaatatatatatttttttaaataacaactCGTATGTGTTCtaacatttcacatttgtttCCTCAGAGATGTCTTCTGTCCAAACAAACAGTATAGCTCAAGAACGCCGTCTGCTGGACGTTCAACACAGTACAAGGGCGCACGTTGCAGCGCACATgaaggtttgtttgtttttgattttatgcAGTGTATTTTATTAATCTTTTTATCCTCTTTGAACCAAGAATTTAAGATTTCACAGGTTGCATTATGACGAGATAAGATTAGCATGCGCCTGTGATTAACATCCTCACCTAAAAAGGGTTaacctgcacacacacgcgAGTCATTATCACAGTCACGCGTGCTTATTCTGTCTTATCAGCTGGAAAGACAAAAATGCAAAGTCCAGCATACGTTTGCAATATCTTACTGTAAATTAGTTTCTCTGTTAGCGGTTAAAGGAGTCTTTTTAAAGCatgaagagaaacgagtgaaTCACCAAcataaattatatttaatgCGAGTAAGCAATGACTCTCAGCAAACTGCACTGACGTCTTAACGCGTGACAAGTcatgtggatttttttcctGAATGTGCTTTATTATTAGAAACAGGTGAAATGATTAATTTAGGTTTGAATGTAGAAATGATAAAAGAAAATGTTAAATGTAGAAAATGATGACAACATTACACATGATTCAGGTTTCAAAGGTTTATTTAGATGGACAGTCATCTAATTTTAAACAACATATTCTTTGAATATAATCACTTTGTAAAATCATATCATTTTACACCTTAAAAAGATGTGTGAACGAGGCTGCAGTGTCATAAAATCTACAAGATATAAATGGCGAAGGCTGATACGGCattattggaaatggaaaaaagtATAATTGTAAAGTGGCACACAGATATGGTAATATTGTTTAGTTGCTATAGTTTTTCATTAATCgcagacattttttaaaataggcTTACAGTTACCTCATTGTCCCTCTTAAATAATCTAGTGAAGACATAAATAATGTTAATCTTGTGCAATAATTGTGTTTATCATGCAAAGGAAACTCAAAGTTTGGTCAGTTTTACACTGTTTGGCTCAAACTTGATCTCAATTCCCAGCTCTGTGTCATCACACATTGCCGGGTTATCGTAGGCTTCTTTGTGCCGCTCTTTGTTGTCTTTCCCTTTATCTTCATCGCTGTTGCAGCatttgcagcagcagcaacatttGGCAGTGAACACAGCCACTACTTTGTCCCAGGGTTCTAGAGAGTGAGCCCAAAGCGGGAGGAAGTCCCAAGACCGCAACACTGCTGGCAGACATTCAGGCTTCCTCTTCTGCAGCAcattgatgataatgatgatgatgagaagaGCCACGAGAGGGCAGGCCACGCCCACGAGGACCTGCCATCCGGCCAGCGACAGACTGAAGACGAGGAGCGGCAGAAGGAAGAAGCAGCAGATGATGTAGACTGCAGCGAACCAGCGGTAGGAGGCCGTGATGTTGCCCAAAGCTTTGGCCAGTCGGATGGGCAATCGGGTGAATGGAATCGGATACCACAGAACGATGCCAGAGATGTTGAACAGGAAGTGAACCAGGGCAATCTGGGGAAGTCATCCATGCACTTTATCAGCATGCAGGTAAATCACCAAAATGCATttatggtgaaatattttttatcaCCTGCAGAGCGTTACCCAACGTGTCTGATGGACTGGCCATGGCTGCCAAGATGGCCGTGGTGGTGGTGCCAATGTTGGAACCAAGAGACAACGGATAGGCTCTCTCTATGCTGATGACGCCGATACCTACAGGTATGTGCACAAGGTAGGCCCATGAGAATTTTCTTTGGGCTAATCAATCACTTCAGATGAACATGCtcagattgtatttttttaattctaggGTTCTGGTTGGCGGACGGACAAATGAGTGATCTCACCAACAAGCGGAGTGATAGCCGAGGTAAAAACAGAGCTGCTCTGCACAATGAATGTCATTCCAGCTCCGACTAAAATGGCAATGTATCCTGTGACCCAACCGAAAGGGAACGGGAAATCTGCACACATGTTAGCGTGGAACACCTTAAGCACTCAAATGCAATGTGTTGCCTTGTCCAAGGTTAAACAATCCTTGTGCATCCACTCACTTGTGTTAAGTATTTTCTTGATAATCATGGCCACTTGACCCTTAAGCATGGAGTTGAGCAACTTGACAATAAGCAGCAGGCAGGAGCACAACACCAGTAAAGAGAGAGCCAGGAGGATCAGACCCACAGCCAGATCGGACAAGTTCACGTTTACAAAAAGGTGATCACCTGACAAGACATACACAGTCATCGTGTCAA comes from the Syngnathus scovelli strain Florida chromosome 5, RoL_Ssco_1.2, whole genome shotgun sequence genome and includes:
- the LOC125969602 gene encoding endoplasmic reticulum resident protein 27, encoding MLSGLFFFILVSCVAAKENDVTLPSLNDTKSAKAFIDSAEVVVIGFLEQGEESRGYKEFAAAAKRVDSVSMAVCISKEVWADYGIKSDTIALFRKADNHQENLVIAEIEQLKIDGLVNFIIVNEVRYITEYNQVTAVGLFNSEVKTHLLLFANKGRKEFNELKEKLRALAPEFTNKFLFVVINGADKSNVRSLRYFGLKSEDLPRVGIYDGDSDMKWLLPEGDISTERVRDFCNSFLRGELKEVKQAGTETKTEL
- the bglapl gene encoding bone gamma-carboxyglutamate (gla) protein, like, producing the protein MKTLSLLAICALLSACWATGVVEHDGDSDHSDAGDLAAVVVDDAGDNGDAGDNGDAGDNGDADSSASDSSNSSSDSSDSDSDSNSDSDSDSNSDSDSASSSSSSSSSSSSSESDSIEGTDAEDSHVVMKRDVASVLLRTRRQAPLSMYQMERLREVCELNTGCDEMAETQGIVAAYTAYYGPPPF